A window from Streptomyces sp. NBC_00271 encodes these proteins:
- a CDS encoding GPP34 family phosphoprotein, with product MTTARDLALITLGMPTDLPVAQGDLSLALAGAEAIDLLENGALSLNGDRMVPGPRVATGDRLLDQADASLTRREPYETVDDWLWRRGSELAAAYVDDLERAGLVNHPRGHGFWQRSARTVLADSQARRGAEERRLSGDPVLAALLAAAGIGADPAEAHESLDADAVTTVLAAVGGAVTQLEAVRLRHDIENAAFDNVWRG from the coding sequence ATGACCACCGCACGGGACCTCGCGCTCATCACTCTGGGCATGCCGACCGACCTGCCCGTGGCGCAGGGCGACCTGTCCCTCGCGCTCGCGGGGGCCGAGGCGATCGATCTCCTGGAGAACGGGGCGCTGAGCCTGAACGGAGATCGCATGGTGCCCGGCCCTCGGGTGGCGACGGGTGACCGTCTGCTGGACCAGGCGGACGCCTCGCTCACCCGGCGGGAGCCGTACGAGACGGTCGACGACTGGCTGTGGCGCCGCGGCAGCGAGCTCGCCGCGGCCTACGTCGACGACCTGGAGCGGGCCGGGCTCGTCAACCACCCACGGGGTCACGGGTTTTGGCAGCGGTCAGCGCGGACCGTGCTGGCCGATTCGCAGGCGCGCCGCGGTGCGGAGGAACGCAGGTTGTCCGGCGACCCCGTCCTCGCCGCTCTGCTGGCAGCCGCAGGGATCGGGGCGGACCCGGCCGAGGCCCACGAGAGCCTCGACGCGGACGCGGTCACGACGGTGCTGGCTGCCGTCGGCGGCGCGGTGACGCAGCTGGAGGCCGTACGTCTGCGGCATGACATCGAGAACGCCGCGTTCGACAACGTGTGGCGGGGTTAG
- a CDS encoding dihydrolipoyl dehydrogenase family protein, which translates to MTTENIRTYDVIVIGAGPVGENVADRTTAAGLSTVLVESELAGGECSYWACEPSKALLRPALLRADAMHVPGLDPGVKNPLDVEAVLAHRNRMSTDWNDEGQVEWIKSAGIDLLRGHGRLAGEREVSVETPAGDTVRLRARHAVAVCTGSRADLPPLPGIENLRPWTSREATSAQQPPRRLVIVGAGVVGVEMATAWQALGSRVTLLARGDGLLPRLEPFAGELVTERLREAGADVRFGVSVVDAERVDDGEVRVTLSDGGEITADEILFATGRAPRSKDIGLDIVGLKPGDWLTADDSLTVTAVPGDWLYAVGDINRRALFTHQGKYQARIAGAVIAGRARGERLDTGRWTPHSSTADIEAVPGVVFTDPEVASVGLTVREAQRTGRAVEVVDYEIGHLAGAVQYRPDYRGRARILIDRDRQVVAGATFVGPGVGELLYSATVAITGEVPVERLWHAVPAFPTISEVWLRLLETRRDS; encoded by the coding sequence GTGACGACCGAGAACATCCGCACGTACGACGTCATAGTGATCGGCGCGGGTCCGGTCGGCGAGAACGTCGCGGACCGTACCACCGCCGCGGGCCTGAGCACCGTCCTCGTGGAGAGCGAACTGGCGGGCGGCGAGTGCTCGTACTGGGCCTGCGAACCCAGCAAGGCCCTGCTGCGCCCCGCCCTGCTCCGCGCCGACGCCATGCATGTCCCAGGTCTCGACCCCGGCGTCAAGAACCCGCTGGACGTCGAGGCCGTCCTGGCGCACCGCAACCGCATGTCCACCGACTGGAACGACGAGGGCCAGGTCGAGTGGATCAAGTCGGCCGGCATCGACCTGCTGCGGGGCCACGGACGGCTGGCGGGGGAGCGCGAGGTGTCCGTGGAGACGCCCGCGGGCGACACCGTCCGCCTGCGGGCCCGGCACGCCGTCGCCGTGTGCACCGGCAGCCGCGCGGACCTGCCCCCGCTGCCCGGGATCGAGAACCTTCGGCCCTGGACCAGCCGGGAGGCGACCAGCGCCCAGCAGCCGCCGCGGCGCCTCGTGATCGTCGGCGCCGGTGTGGTGGGCGTCGAGATGGCCACCGCCTGGCAGGCCTTGGGCAGCCGGGTGACCCTGCTCGCCCGGGGGGACGGGCTGCTGCCCCGGCTGGAGCCCTTCGCGGGCGAGCTGGTCACCGAGCGCCTGCGGGAGGCCGGTGCGGACGTACGGTTCGGCGTCTCTGTCGTCGACGCGGAGAGGGTGGACGACGGAGAGGTCCGTGTCACCCTGTCGGACGGCGGTGAGATCACCGCCGACGAGATCCTCTTCGCCACCGGCCGCGCCCCGCGCTCGAAGGACATCGGGCTCGACATCGTGGGACTGAAGCCGGGTGACTGGCTCACCGCCGACGACAGTCTCACCGTCACCGCGGTCCCCGGGGACTGGCTGTACGCCGTCGGCGACATCAATCGCCGCGCCCTGTTCACCCACCAGGGCAAGTACCAGGCGCGCATCGCCGGTGCCGTGATCGCCGGCCGGGCCCGAGGTGAGCGGCTGGACACCGGGCGCTGGACTCCGCACAGCAGTACGGCCGACATCGAGGCCGTCCCCGGCGTGGTGTTCACCGACCCCGAGGTCGCCTCCGTGGGCCTGACCGTCCGCGAGGCCCAGCGCACCGGCCGGGCCGTCGAGGTCGTCGACTACGAGATCGGTCACCTCGCGGGCGCCGTCCAGTACCGGCCCGACTACCGAGGCCGGGCCCGGATCCTCATCGACCGGGACCGCCAGGTCGTCGCCGGCGCCACCTTCGTCGGACCGGGCGTCGGCGAGCTGCTGTATTCGGCCACCGTCGCCATCACCGGAGAGGTGCCCGTCGAGCGTCTCTGGCACGCCGTACCCGCCTTCCCCACCATCAGCGAGGTGTGGCTGCGCCTGTTGGAGACGAGGCGGGATTCATGA
- a CDS encoding VOC family protein — translation MDMKLEVVILPVSDVDRAKGFYVEQLGWRLDADFPINDGYRIVQVTPPGSECSIIFGEGLTRQEAGTLHGLQLTVTDILTAQEELTSRGVEVSGPFRDETGAFHHAGDSHRVPGLHPERVSYGTFAAFKDLDGNEWFLQEVTERAPGR, via the coding sequence ATGGACATGAAGCTGGAAGTCGTCATTCTGCCCGTCTCCGACGTGGACCGAGCCAAGGGGTTCTACGTGGAGCAGCTCGGCTGGCGCCTCGACGCCGACTTCCCGATCAACGACGGCTACCGGATCGTGCAGGTGACCCCGCCCGGCTCCGAGTGCTCGATCATCTTCGGGGAGGGCCTGACCCGGCAGGAGGCGGGCACGCTCCACGGCCTCCAGCTGACCGTCACCGACATCCTCACGGCCCAGGAGGAGCTGACCTCCCGCGGTGTGGAGGTCTCTGGCCCCTTCCGCGACGAGACCGGCGCCTTCCACCACGCCGGTGACTCCCACCGAGTGCCCGGCCTGCACCCCGAGCGCGTCAGCTACGGCACCTTCGCCGCCTTCAAGGACCTCGACGGCAATGAGTGGTTCCTCCAGGAGGTCACCGAGCGCGCCCCCGGCCGCTGA
- a CDS encoding helix-turn-helix transcriptional regulator has translation MRRTTPKARGSSTRASPSTWGCRHPAQYAGTTPTDGAFALFDRALSPAGPGDWPFDVAWAALYYGERLRRRRATEEARDQPVKASEAFNKLGAEPWAARATAELRAGGHPAAATAQPGKGTLTAQEWAVARPAATGRTNKQIAERLFLPPDHRRPPVPDLSQTRRQLPSCAV, from the coding sequence GTGCGTCGTACGACCCCGAAGGCTCGTGGAAGTTCTACTCGTGCCTCGCCCTCGACCTGGGGCTGTAGGCATCCGGCACAGTATGCCGGGACCACGCCTACCGACGGGGCCTTCGCCCTGTTCGACCGGGCACTTTCCCCGGCTGGGCCCGGCGACTGGCCCTTCGACGTCGCATGGGCAGCCCTGTACTACGGCGAACGCCTACGCCGCCGGCGTGCGACGGAGGAAGCCCGTGACCAACCGGTCAAGGCGTCCGAGGCGTTCAACAAGCTCGGAGCGGAACCGTGGGCGGCCCGCGCCACGGCTGAACTCCGCGCCGGCGGTCACCCCGCAGCCGCCACCGCCCAACCGGGCAAGGGGACGCTGACCGCTCAGGAATGGGCGGTCGCGAGGCCGGCCGCCACCGGGCGGACCAACAAGCAGATCGCCGAGCGACTGTTCCTCCCGCCAGATCATAGGCGTCCACCGGTACCAGATTTGTCCCAGACTCGGCGTCAACTCCCGAGCTGCGCTGTGTGA
- a CDS encoding aldehyde dehydrogenase, which translates to MITYDRLFIGGSWAEPSNPELLDIASPHDRSVVGRAAQAHPADIDRAVAAARASFEAGAWRLTPPAERIAVLRRFNALREKNAEKIAHLISLENGSAGWFTRAGQPGLTRQANAYLKAAEQFGWEETLVPSDPASPVRSVVRREAIGVVAAVIPWNSPFSSATSKIIPALVAGNSVVLKVSPENSLSMGFLAELLEQVGLPEGVISVLPADRETSEYLVSHKDVDKIAFTGSTRAGRRIASIAGEQLKRVSLELGGKSAAIILPDADIEKAVAGVKFGSLLNSGESCIAQTRILAPRSRYEEVVAALKELVESLKVGDPNDPDTFIGPMIRPDQQERVRTYIQLGIEEGARLVAGGPQIPEGLEKGNYVTPTVFADVDNSMRIAQEEIFGPVLVVIAYDDEDDAVRIANDSEYGLSGGVWSSDEERALTVARRVRSGTITVNGASVAFDGPFGGFKASGIGREYGAVGLGTYTEYKTITV; encoded by the coding sequence ATGATCACCTACGACCGGCTTTTCATCGGAGGTTCCTGGGCCGAGCCGAGCAACCCGGAGCTGCTCGACATCGCTTCGCCGCACGACCGGTCGGTGGTCGGCCGAGCCGCGCAGGCGCACCCGGCGGACATCGACCGCGCGGTTGCCGCGGCACGGGCGTCCTTCGAGGCCGGCGCGTGGCGTCTGACACCGCCCGCGGAGCGGATCGCGGTCCTGCGGCGATTCAACGCACTGCGCGAGAAGAACGCGGAGAAGATCGCACACCTGATCTCGCTGGAGAACGGTTCGGCCGGATGGTTCACCCGCGCCGGACAGCCCGGCCTGACCCGGCAGGCGAACGCCTACCTGAAGGCGGCCGAGCAGTTCGGCTGGGAGGAGACGCTCGTGCCCTCCGACCCGGCGTCCCCGGTACGCAGCGTGGTGCGCCGCGAGGCGATCGGCGTCGTGGCCGCGGTGATCCCGTGGAACTCGCCCTTCTCCTCGGCCACTTCGAAGATCATCCCGGCCCTGGTCGCCGGCAACTCCGTGGTCCTGAAGGTGTCCCCGGAGAACTCGCTGAGCATGGGCTTCCTGGCCGAGCTGCTGGAGCAGGTGGGCCTGCCCGAGGGCGTGATCAGCGTCCTGCCCGCGGACCGGGAGACCAGTGAGTACCTGGTCTCGCACAAGGACGTCGACAAGATCGCCTTCACCGGCTCGACACGGGCGGGCCGCCGTATCGCCTCGATCGCGGGCGAGCAGCTCAAGCGGGTCAGCCTGGAGCTGGGCGGCAAGTCCGCCGCCATCATTCTTCCCGACGCGGACATCGAGAAGGCCGTCGCGGGCGTCAAGTTCGGCTCCCTGCTCAACAGCGGCGAGTCGTGCATCGCCCAGACCCGGATCCTGGCCCCGCGCAGCCGGTACGAAGAGGTCGTGGCCGCGCTGAAGGAACTGGTGGAGTCGCTGAAGGTGGGCGACCCGAACGACCCCGACACCTTCATCGGCCCGATGATCCGCCCCGACCAGCAGGAGCGGGTACGCACCTACATCCAGCTCGGTATCGAGGAGGGTGCCCGCCTGGTCGCTGGCGGCCCGCAGATCCCCGAGGGCCTGGAGAAGGGCAACTACGTCACGCCCACCGTCTTCGCCGACGTAGACAACTCCATGCGGATCGCGCAGGAGGAGATCTTCGGTCCGGTCCTGGTGGTCATCGCCTACGACGACGAGGACGACGCAGTCCGCATCGCCAACGACTCCGAGTACGGCCTCTCCGGCGGCGTCTGGTCCTCCGACGAGGAGCGCGCCCTGACGGTCGCCCGCCGCGTCCGCAGCGGCACCATCACCGTCAACGGCGCCTCCGTCGCCTTCGACGGCCCGTTCGGGGGCTTCAAGGCCAGCGGCATCGGCCGCGAGTACGGCGCGGTCGGCCTTGGCACCTACACCGAGTACAAGACCATCACCGTCTGA
- a CDS encoding alpha/beta fold hydrolase, with amino-acid sequence MINRRTFSKAVSLGTGAAAVSLSGLQASASAATAAHEPGGASVPTMPAVTPGTHTEFGTIKQVKAGVLDIGYAEAGPAHGPVVLLLHGWPYDIHSFVDVAPLLADQGYRVIVPYLRGHGSTRFLSRNTPRTAEQSAIALDIIALMDALKIHKAVLAGFDWGSRTADIIAALWPERVKALVSTSGYLITDRKAQLEPALPAVEHNWWYQWYFASERGKKTMENVDKRIALCRYVWTLVSPNWNFDDATYQRTAQAFKNPDYAAVVLYNYRWRIGLIEGERRYDRYEKLLAAQPPIGVPTVTLDAALDPFTPAGDGSTYRGHFTGPYQHRTIANIGHNLPQEAPTAFAQAVVDADHL; translated from the coding sequence ATGATCAACAGGCGTACCTTCAGCAAGGCCGTCAGCCTGGGCACCGGCGCGGCCGCGGTCTCACTGTCCGGCCTGCAGGCCAGCGCATCCGCCGCGACCGCCGCACACGAGCCGGGCGGCGCTTCCGTCCCCACCATGCCCGCCGTCACCCCGGGCACCCACACCGAGTTCGGCACGATCAAGCAGGTCAAGGCGGGTGTCCTGGACATCGGCTACGCCGAGGCCGGTCCCGCCCACGGCCCGGTCGTCCTTCTCCTGCACGGCTGGCCCTACGACATCCACAGCTTCGTCGACGTAGCCCCGCTCCTCGCCGACCAGGGTTACCGCGTCATCGTTCCCTACCTGCGGGGCCACGGCAGCACCCGCTTCCTGTCCCGGAACACTCCCCGCACCGCGGAGCAGTCCGCCATCGCGCTCGACATCATCGCCCTGATGGACGCCCTCAAGATCCACAAGGCCGTCCTCGCCGGCTTCGACTGGGGCTCGCGCACCGCCGACATCATCGCCGCCCTGTGGCCCGAGCGCGTCAAGGCCCTTGTCTCCACCAGCGGTTACCTCATCACCGACCGCAAGGCGCAGCTGGAGCCCGCCCTCCCGGCCGTCGAGCACAACTGGTGGTACCAGTGGTACTTCGCCTCCGAGCGCGGCAAGAAGACCATGGAGAACGTCGACAAGCGCATCGCGCTGTGCCGCTACGTGTGGACCCTCGTCTCCCCCAACTGGAACTTCGACGACGCCACCTACCAGCGCACGGCCCAGGCCTTCAAGAACCCCGACTACGCCGCCGTCGTCCTCTACAACTACCGCTGGCGCATCGGCCTCATCGAGGGGGAGCGACGCTACGACCGTTACGAGAAGCTCCTCGCGGCCCAGCCCCCCATCGGCGTTCCCACGGTCACCCTCGACGCGGCACTCGACCCCTTCACCCCGGCAGGCGACGGCTCCACCTACCGCGGCCACTTCACCGGCCCGTACCAGCACCGCACCATCGCGAACATCGGCCACAACCTGCCACAGGAAGCGCCCACCGCCTTCGCCCAGGCCGTGGTCGACGCCGACCACCTCTAA
- the msrA gene encoding peptide-methionine (S)-S-oxide reductase MsrA: MSDVEEKALLAGGCFWGMQELIRALPGVERTRVGYGGDDDKPDPTCRDHGKHAESIEITFDPAVTDNRTILEYFFQIHDPTTRNRQGNDIGLSYRSAIFYLDDEQRRIAQDTIADVDASGLWPGPVVTEVVPAGPLWEAEPEHQDYLQRYPDAYTCHFPRPNWRLPRRDES; the protein is encoded by the coding sequence ATGAGCGACGTCGAGGAGAAGGCGCTGCTGGCGGGTGGCTGCTTCTGGGGTATGCAGGAGCTGATCCGGGCGCTGCCCGGTGTGGAGCGCACCCGGGTTGGCTACGGCGGCGACGACGACAAGCCCGATCCCACCTGTCGCGACCACGGAAAGCATGCGGAGTCGATCGAGATCACCTTCGATCCCGCGGTCACCGACAACCGCACGATCCTGGAGTACTTCTTCCAGATCCACGACCCGACCACGAGGAACCGGCAGGGCAACGACATCGGCCTCAGCTACCGCTCCGCCATCTTCTACCTTGACGACGAGCAGCGCCGCATCGCGCAGGACACCATCGCCGACGTCGACGCGTCCGGGCTGTGGCCGGGACCGGTGGTGACCGAGGTGGTGCCGGCCGGCCCGTTGTGGGAGGCCGAGCCGGAGCACCAGGACTACCTCCAGCGCTACCCGGACGCCTACACCTGCCATTTCCCGCGGCCGAACTGGCGCCTGCCCAGGCGCGACGAGTCCTGA